From Candidatus Hydrogenedentota bacterium:
CTTTTGGCGAAGGTCAAAAGGACATGGCCAGCGGGTACGGCCGAGGCCGCGCCGCGTGCGAGGGATGCGGCGAAGGTTTTGGCCCCCGTGCCGGACGCGGCAAAGGTTTCGGCCCCGGCTGCGGACCATGCTGCCCCTGCGCCCGTCCATGGTAAACTGAGTGTCCATGGAACAGAAGGGTAACATTCGGAGTCCGGTTATCTTGTTGGTGCTGGCAGCCGCTGTACTGGCGGCTGCCAGCATTTTTCTCCTGGCCCGGCAGTACGATGTCGAGGTCGATAACGCCCAAGTCCAGCTCCTGGCGAAAGGCCGCACTACCCTCGACGCACTAACCGCGGGCATTCGTGCTCAAAGCCGGCGGGGCATGTACCGGATGGACCGGTTGGCGGCGATCTTTGACGAGCTCGCCCAAACGCCGGGCATTCTGGCGCTCCAGCTCCGTTCAGCCAGCGGCGCGATTGTGGCGGCGGGAGGAGAATTCAAAAACGTTCCCGCCCTGCCCCCCGACACGGCGCTCTGGCAACCGGAAACGCTCATCATGACCGCCACGGCCGAGTTTGCGCACGTTGGACCCGGCATGGGACCCGGCGGAAGGGGGCGCGGCGAAGGCGACCCCGGGCCAGGGCCTCGGCATGGCGGGGGGCCCGGTTCCCCGGGCGGGAATCGTGCGAACGACCCTGACTTGGGCGACGCGATATGGGAGGAGGGCCCGCATGTCTTGACTGTCGTGCTGCACACCGGGGATGTGCGCGCGGCAATACGCAACGCGCGGTTCCGCCTGGCCGGCGGCGCGGTCATCGTACTGCTGGCTATTGGCTCGGGCGTGTGGGCCTTCGTTTCGCAATTGCATAAACGGCGACTCGTAACCGACCTGCTTCTCGCTGAAGAGCGGGTGGCGGAAAGCCAACGCCTCGCCCGTCTGGGCGCCGGCCTCGCCCACGAAACCAAGAACCC
This genomic window contains:
- a CDS encoding ATP-binding protein; translation: MEQKGNIRSPVILLVLAAAVLAAASIFLLARQYDVEVDNAQVQLLAKGRTTLDALTAGIRAQSRRGMYRMDRLAAIFDELAQTPGILALQLRSASGAIVAAGGEFKNVPALPPDTALWQPETLIMTATAEFAHVGPGMGPGGRGRGEGDPGPGPRHGGGPGSPGGNRANDPDLGDAIWEEGPHVLTVVLHTGDVRAAIRNARFRLAGGAVIVLLAIGSGVWAFVSQLHKRRLVTDLLLAEERVAESQRLARLGAGLAHETKNPLGVVRGLAQSILEAPEAGRDIRSMAQQIVDESDRTVGQINSFLGFARPLEPVPAPVSMANLFDDMKPLFEAEARGAGIVFHCEDNGLTVRADEAMLRRALMNLVINAIHAVKSRGTVTVSAERVQGSVRIVVEDTGCGIAPEDMRRLTDPYFGRFEGGSGLGLSIVDQIARAHGWRLRFRSAPGANTQVSIEGMSEVR